From Micromonospora rifamycinica, a single genomic window includes:
- a CDS encoding amidase yields the protein MAVQDIMPTWVGATARQIARGVRRGDVSATQVVADHLDHIDRVDHGLAAFRAVRAGEAITEAEKVDEQEELANLPLAGVPVAVKENTPVAGLPTWNGSLAARTPVAEADHEVVRRLRGAGAVILGVTRMPELGLWAITDDATAVTRNPWDVRFTPGGSSGGAAAAVAAGLVPIAHGNDGLGSIRIPAACCGLVGLKPGRGVVPCQLGAEDWFGLTEHGVLTTTVADAAVGFQVLAGRRPDKLVPPPRLRVGVSLRSPVRGVSPDVPNRDAVAAAGRLLAAAGHDTVPADPVYPTALGLQGIATWFAAAAADVRAAGIDRRGLQRRSRRHVALGEWAQRRGYVREADRAAWRERSIGFFADHAVDLLLTPALAGPPPEATGWSGRSWLANMKTNIRYAPFAAPWNVAGLPSIVVPVGRRPDGLPVAAQLIGPPGSELLLLGVAGQFEMQAPWTRHAPGYPRVDTGSPAVA from the coding sequence GTGGCCGTGCAGGACATCATGCCGACCTGGGTGGGGGCGACCGCCAGGCAGATCGCCCGGGGCGTACGCCGGGGCGACGTCTCCGCCACCCAGGTCGTCGCCGACCACCTCGACCACATCGACCGGGTCGACCACGGCCTCGCCGCGTTCCGTGCCGTCCGCGCCGGTGAGGCGATCACCGAGGCGGAGAAGGTCGACGAGCAGGAGGAGCTGGCGAACCTCCCGCTGGCCGGGGTGCCGGTCGCGGTCAAGGAGAACACCCCGGTCGCCGGCCTGCCCACCTGGAACGGCTCGCTGGCCGCCCGTACCCCGGTGGCGGAGGCCGACCACGAGGTGGTGCGCCGGCTGCGCGGGGCGGGCGCGGTGATCCTCGGGGTGACCCGGATGCCGGAGCTGGGCCTGTGGGCGATCACCGACGACGCGACCGCCGTCACCCGTAACCCGTGGGACGTCCGGTTCACCCCCGGTGGCTCCTCGGGCGGGGCCGCCGCCGCCGTCGCGGCCGGCCTGGTGCCGATCGCGCACGGCAACGACGGGCTCGGTTCGATCCGCATCCCGGCGGCCTGCTGCGGCCTGGTCGGCCTCAAGCCCGGCCGGGGGGTGGTGCCGTGCCAGCTCGGCGCGGAGGACTGGTTCGGGCTGACCGAGCACGGCGTGCTGACCACCACCGTGGCCGATGCCGCCGTCGGTTTCCAGGTGCTCGCCGGGCGTCGTCCGGACAAGCTGGTGCCACCGCCCCGGCTCCGGGTCGGCGTGTCGCTCCGCTCGCCGGTGCGCGGCGTGTCACCGGACGTGCCCAACCGGGACGCGGTGGCCGCGGCCGGCCGGCTGCTGGCCGCCGCCGGCCACGACACGGTGCCCGCCGATCCGGTCTACCCGACCGCGCTCGGCCTGCAGGGGATCGCCACCTGGTTCGCCGCCGCCGCGGCCGACGTGCGGGCCGCCGGCATCGACCGGCGGGGCCTGCAACGACGTAGCCGCCGGCACGTCGCGCTGGGGGAGTGGGCGCAGCGCCGCGGGTACGTGCGCGAGGCCGACCGGGCCGCCTGGCGGGAGCGGTCCATCGGCTTCTTCGCCGACCACGCGGTCGACCTGCTGCTCACCCCGGCGCTGGCCGGGCCGCCGCCCGAGGCCACCGGCTGGTCCGGCCGGTCCTGGTTGGCGAACATGAAGACCAACATCCGGTACGCCCCGTTCGCCGCCCCGTGGAACGTCGCCGGCCTGCCGTCGATCGTGGTGCCGGTGGGCCGCCGGCCGGACGGCCTGCCGGTCGCCGCGCAGTTGATCGGCCCGCCCGGCTCGGAGCTGCTGCTGCTCGGGGTCGCCGGGCAGTTCGAGATGCAGGCCCCGTGGACCCGGCACGCCCCCGGCTACCCCCGGGTCGACACGGGCTCCCCCGCCGTCGCCTGA
- a CDS encoding cystathionine gamma-synthase — MSHGFETLAIHAGQDPEARTGAVIPPIYQTSTYAQDAVGAPRQGYEYSRSGNPTRDALQECLAALEGGRVGLAFASGLAAEDTLLRTVCRPGDHVVIPDDAYGGTYRLFARVAERWGLTYTPAKVSDVDAVRAAIRPTTKIVWIETPTNPLLGIADIAALAGVAHDAGALLAVDNTFASPYLQQPLAHGADVVVHSTTKYVGGHSDVVGGALVVTDPALGDELRYHQNAMGAINGPFDAWLTLRGIKTLGVRMDRHCDNAERIAAYLDSHSKVAQVIYPGLPSHPGHEVAAKQMRRFGGMISFRAAGGEEHAVQVCNRARLFVLAESLGGVESLIEHPGRMTHASAAGSPLEVPGDLVRLSVGIETVDDLLADLEQALG; from the coding sequence ATGAGTCACGGCTTCGAGACACTCGCCATCCACGCCGGGCAGGATCCGGAGGCCCGGACCGGCGCGGTGATCCCACCGATCTACCAGACCAGCACGTACGCCCAGGACGCCGTCGGTGCGCCCCGGCAGGGCTACGAGTACAGCCGCTCCGGCAACCCGACCCGCGACGCGCTCCAGGAGTGCCTGGCCGCGCTGGAGGGCGGCCGGGTCGGTCTCGCCTTCGCCAGCGGTCTGGCCGCCGAGGACACCCTGCTGCGGACGGTCTGCCGACCCGGCGACCACGTGGTGATCCCGGACGACGCGTACGGCGGCACCTACCGGCTCTTCGCCCGGGTGGCCGAGCGCTGGGGGCTGACGTACACCCCGGCGAAGGTCTCCGACGTCGACGCGGTGCGGGCCGCGATCCGCCCCACCACGAAGATCGTCTGGATCGAGACGCCGACGAACCCACTGCTCGGCATCGCCGACATCGCCGCCCTGGCCGGGGTGGCGCACGACGCCGGGGCGCTGCTGGCGGTCGACAACACCTTCGCCTCGCCGTACCTGCAGCAGCCGCTGGCGCACGGCGCGGACGTCGTGGTGCACTCCACCACCAAGTACGTCGGCGGTCACTCCGATGTGGTCGGTGGCGCGCTGGTCGTCACCGACCCGGCGCTCGGCGACGAGCTGCGCTACCACCAGAACGCGATGGGCGCGATCAACGGGCCGTTCGACGCCTGGCTCACCCTGCGCGGCATCAAGACCCTCGGGGTGCGGATGGACCGGCACTGCGACAACGCCGAGCGGATCGCCGCCTACCTGGACAGCCACTCGAAGGTCGCCCAGGTCATCTACCCGGGCCTGCCGTCGCACCCCGGGCACGAGGTGGCCGCCAAGCAGATGCGCCGGTTCGGCGGGATGATCTCCTTCCGGGCCGCCGGGGGCGAGGAGCACGCCGTGCAGGTCTGCAACCGGGCCCGGCTGTTCGTCCTCGCCGAGTCGCTCGGCGGGGTGGAGTCGCTGATCGAGCACCCGGGCCGGATGACACACGCAAGTGCCGCCGGCTCGCCGCTTGAAGTTCCCGGCGATCTCGTGCGACTGTCTGTCGGCATCGAGACGGTCGACGACCTGCTCGCCGACCTGGAGCAGGCGCTGGGCTGA
- a CDS encoding HIT family protein, which translates to MDGCVFCRIVAGEVPAFRVADEPDGVAFLDTRPVFKGHVLVVPRTHLVTLTDLPAADLSGYFGLVQRLASAVESGLGAGGTFVAMNNRVSQSVAHLHTHVVPRTKGDGLRGFFWPRTRYADDTEAASHAGRVAAALR; encoded by the coding sequence GTGGACGGTTGTGTGTTCTGTCGGATCGTGGCCGGCGAGGTGCCGGCGTTCCGGGTGGCCGACGAGCCGGACGGGGTGGCGTTCCTGGACACCCGGCCGGTCTTCAAGGGGCACGTCCTGGTGGTGCCCCGCACCCACCTGGTCACCCTGACCGACCTGCCGGCGGCCGACCTGTCCGGCTACTTCGGGCTGGTGCAGCGCCTGGCTTCGGCGGTGGAGTCCGGCCTGGGGGCCGGTGGGACGTTCGTGGCGATGAACAACCGGGTGTCCCAGTCGGTGGCTCACCTGCACACCCACGTGGTGCCCAGGACGAAGGGCGACGGCCTGCGCGGCTTCTTCTGGCCGCGGACCCGGTACGCCGACGACACCGAAGCCGCCTCCCACGCCGGGCGGGTCGCCGCCGCCCTGCGCTGA
- the msrA gene encoding peptide-methionine (S)-S-oxide reductase MsrA: MFLRRMKAEMISPDQALPGRPIAMPVGDRHEVLASSLKGPFPAGAQVAVFGMGCFWGAERLFWTLPGVLTTSAGYAGGYTTNPTYEEVCSGMTGHAEVVQVVYDPAVISYEDLLKVFWENHDPTQGMRQGNDVGSQYRSTIYTTSDEQLATAQASRDAFAPIVARAGKGEITTEIAPLGDYFFAEDYHQQYLAPTKNPDGWCGIGPNGMTCPVGVARMGG, translated from the coding sequence GTGTTCCTTCGCCGCATGAAGGCCGAGATGATCAGCCCCGACCAGGCCCTGCCCGGCCGCCCGATCGCGATGCCGGTCGGGGACCGGCACGAGGTGCTGGCGTCGTCACTGAAGGGTCCGTTCCCGGCGGGCGCCCAGGTCGCCGTGTTCGGGATGGGCTGCTTCTGGGGTGCCGAGCGGCTGTTCTGGACCCTGCCGGGGGTGCTCACCACGTCGGCCGGTTACGCGGGCGGCTACACCACCAACCCGACGTACGAGGAGGTGTGTTCGGGGATGACCGGGCACGCCGAGGTGGTCCAGGTGGTCTACGACCCGGCCGTGATCAGCTACGAGGACCTGCTCAAGGTGTTCTGGGAGAACCACGACCCGACCCAGGGTATGCGGCAGGGCAACGACGTCGGCAGCCAGTACCGCTCGACGATCTACACCACCTCGGACGAGCAGCTGGCCACCGCGCAGGCCTCCCGGGACGCGTTCGCGCCGATCGTGGCGCGGGCCGGCAAGGGTGAGATCACCACCGAGATCGCCCCGCTGGGCGACTACTTCTTCGCCGAGGACTACCACCAGCAGTACCTGGCCCCGACGAAAAACCCTGACGGATGGTGTGGTATTGGCCCGAACGGCATGACGTGCCCCGTGGGGGTCGCCCGGATGGGCGGCTGA
- a CDS encoding winged helix-turn-helix domain-containing protein, translating into MQIPHTAREIEADLTRRIGAGEFRPGSRLPTYDALAEEYGSARRTVARAVDALKARGLVVGVSGSGVYVAE; encoded by the coding sequence GTGCAGATCCCTCACACTGCCCGAGAGATCGAGGCCGACCTAACCCGGCGGATCGGGGCCGGAGAGTTCCGGCCCGGCTCGCGCCTGCCGACGTATGACGCGTTGGCCGAGGAATATGGCAGCGCCCGCCGGACCGTCGCCCGTGCGGTGGACGCGCTCAAGGCTCGCGGCCTGGTCGTCGGGGTGTCAGGCTCCGGCGTCTACGTGGCCGAGTAG
- a CDS encoding tetratricopeptide repeat protein, with product MAASYDVFISYSGPNRQLARVIADGLQERGVKVWLDEWTIRPGGSIVAELRSAINAAKSYVVLFGGVPEGTWASAEREAIVVQAATNRRTLIPVKVGDSAAPPELRGRRYVDLTSWDPPKFQDAIDEIAHLVARTATPEYRPPDPANINPALRGAERRHDQLVASAEEAELRLIEARESADFEQAGLAYHQLGIVAQERGDYEQATEFYYQALSTFQQIDDQRATAATYHQLGIVAQERGDYEQATEFYYRALSTFQQIDDQRATAATYHQLGIVAQERGDYEQATEFYYQALSTFQQIDDQRATAATYHQLGIVAQERGDYEQATEFYYQALSTFQQIDDQRATAATYHQLGIVAQERGDYEQATEFYYRALSTFQQIDDQRATAATYHQLGIVAQERGDYEQATEFYYRALSTFQQIDDQRATAATYHQLGIVAQERGDYEQATEFYYRALSTFQQIGDQRATAATYHQLGIVAQERGDYEQATEFIERSMQIRSEMGDQLGIASALSQLGAVRTLQGNPAAAVSLNAESHRIRRSIGSPDLAIDLQWLARQRDLLGDEEFKRVLGAAIPAPMDGDTSAVIPEGDRRAGG from the coding sequence GTGGCTGCATCCTATGACGTTTTCATTTCCTACAGCGGCCCAAACCGACAATTGGCTAGAGTTATTGCGGATGGGCTACAGGAGCGTGGCGTCAAAGTTTGGCTCGACGAGTGGACGATTCGTCCAGGCGGAAGCATAGTCGCGGAATTGAGATCAGCCATTAACGCCGCCAAATCCTACGTCGTTCTATTCGGCGGCGTGCCGGAAGGTACGTGGGCGAGCGCCGAACGTGAGGCGATCGTCGTGCAGGCTGCGACCAACCGTAGAACACTGATACCGGTCAAGGTTGGAGATTCCGCAGCGCCGCCTGAACTTAGAGGGCGCCGCTATGTCGATCTTACGTCATGGGATCCTCCGAAATTTCAGGATGCTATCGATGAAATAGCCCACCTAGTGGCTCGCACCGCGACGCCCGAATACCGTCCGCCTGATCCCGCAAACATCAACCCAGCTTTGAGGGGCGCCGAAAGAAGGCACGATCAGCTGGTGGCTTCTGCGGAGGAGGCGGAGCTGAGGCTGATAGAGGCACGGGAATCCGCAGATTTTGAGCAGGCAGGGCTCGCCTATCATCAGCTCGGCATCGTCGCACAGGAGCGTGGTGATTACGAGCAGGCCACCGAATTTTACTATCAGGCGCTCAGCACATTCCAGCAGATCGACGATCAGCGAGCAACGGCCGCCACCTATCATCAGCTCGGCATCGTCGCACAGGAGCGTGGTGATTACGAGCAGGCCACCGAATTTTACTATCGGGCGCTCAGCACATTCCAGCAGATCGACGATCAGCGAGCAACGGCCGCCACCTATCATCAGCTCGGCATCGTCGCACAGGAGCGTGGTGATTACGAGCAGGCCACCGAATTTTACTATCAGGCGCTCAGCACATTCCAGCAGATCGACGATCAGCGAGCAACGGCCGCCACCTATCATCAGCTCGGCATCGTCGCACAGGAGCGTGGTGATTACGAGCAGGCCACCGAATTTTACTATCAGGCGCTCAGCACATTCCAGCAGATCGACGATCAGCGAGCAACGGCCGCCACCTATCATCAGCTCGGCATCGTCGCACAGGAGCGTGGTGATTACGAGCAGGCCACCGAATTTTACTATCGGGCGCTCAGCACATTCCAGCAGATCGACGATCAGCGAGCAACGGCCGCCACCTATCATCAGCTCGGCATCGTCGCACAGGAGCGTGGTGATTACGAGCAGGCCACCGAATTTTACTATCGGGCGCTCAGCACATTCCAGCAGATCGACGATCAGCGAGCAACGGCCGCCACCTATCATCAGCTCGGCATCGTCGCACAGGAGCGTGGTGATTACGAGCAGGCCACCGAATTTTACTATCGGGCGCTCAGCACATTCCAGCAGATCGGCGATCAGCGAGCAACGGCCGCCACCTATCATCAGCTCGGCATCGTCGCACAGGAGCGTGGTGATTACGAGCAGGCCACCGAATTCATTGAACGCTCGATGCAAATTCGGTCTGAGATGGGCGACCAATTAGGAATCGCCAGCGCTCTGAGCCAATTGGGCGCCGTTCGCACCCTCCAAGGCAATCCTGCCGCTGCCGTCTCCTTGAACGCCGAGAGCCACCGCATACGTAGGAGTATTGGCTCCCCCGACTTAGCGATTGATCTTCAATGGTTGGCACGCCAACGAGACCTTCTCGGCGACGAAGAGTTCAAGCGCGTGCTGGGTGCGGCCATTCCGGCACCTATGGACGGCGACACTTCCGCGGTCATTCCAGAAGGTGATCGCCGTGCCGGAGGCTGA